In a single window of the Acyrthosiphon pisum isolate AL4f chromosome X, pea_aphid_22Mar2018_4r6ur, whole genome shotgun sequence genome:
- the LOC115033255 gene encoding uncharacterized protein LOC115033255: protein MYMARRKNFPIYPKSFDEAIDKIWEMQNDDIFKFNNKKFIHIPMNKSFICITIEDNLNFMSSCTEYFSDGTFQFAPNFFMQMYTVHCFKNGFYLPIIFIFLKDKFKQTYIEMWKFIKELYLKHTSKTLNLCKLHIDFELGAHEAVKEVFPNVQLIGCRFHLSQSWWRYINANKKLRTAYSDDKSLLGKWLKMFFGLPFLPYQIVEDGFVELVGDCPDEDGLEFSDYVLNNYIQPNCIFPTNIWAEEPSINKRTTNGPESFHRTFNAQFYNAHPPIYFVLEALREMQAETNIKISTIQKNISKPIPSKDMQKISHAIKLYDQFKLDGNVLNFLSGTGYRHQGFNL, encoded by the exons ATGTATATGGCAAGACGGAAAAACTTTCCTATATATCCAAAATCTTTTGATGAAGCCATAGATAAAATTTGGGAAATGCAAAacgatgatatttttaaatttaataataaaaaatttatccaCATTCCGATGAATAAATCGTTTATATGTATCACGATtgaagataatttaaattttatgagctCTTGCacagaatatttttcagatGGCACATTTCAATTCGCacctaatttttttatgcaaatgtaTACAGtccattgttttaaaaatggcttttatttaccaattatttttatttttttgaaagatAAATTTAAGCAAACATATATCGAAATGTGGAAATTTATTAAAGAACTATATTTGAAACACACATCTAAAACACTTAATCTATGCAAATTACACATCGACTTTGAATTAGGAGCACACGAAGCAGTGAAAGAAGTTTTTCCGAATGTACAACTTATTGGATGTCGTTTCCATTTAAGTCAATCTTGGTGGCGctat ataaatgcaaataaaaaattgaggACAGCATACTCGGATGATAAGAGTTTATTAGgaaaatggttaaaaatgttttttggtcTACCATTTCTGCCTTATCAAATAGTCGAAGACGGTTTTGTTGAACTAGTAGGGGATTGTCCAGATGAAGATGGGCTAGAATTTTCAgactatgtattaaataattatatacaaccaAATTGTATATTTCCGACTAATATATGGGCTGAAGAACCTTCAATAAATAAAag AACAACAAATGGTCCAGAGAGTTTCCACAGAACTTTTAACGCTCAATTTTATAATGCACATCCACCAATATACTTTGTGCTTGAGGCATTGAGAGAAATGCAGGCtgaaaccaatataaaaatatccacaatacaaaaaaatatatccaaacCTATTCCATCTAAAGATATGCAAAAAATTAGCCATGCAATAAAACTATACGACCAATTTAAATTAGAtggtaatgtattaaattttttatcaggGACTGGTTATCGACACCaaggttttaatttataa
- the LOC100573577 gene encoding uncharacterized protein LOC100573577 has protein sequence MAKSRNCLTAAGLSVFGALLILLAFTTKSWLVTDGKLKHPEFERLGLWVVCSKEFEDPRHWHDAKFHNCWWVFEEEYYIISDIIFEDFYIATQFFFTACVLFTVSGLFYTTLYIYLNRAYEYYVQILSAGILNIAAAVCSNIALIIFGIYGDSREWMPHWGHNDIGWSFGVAVIGTIALYVSGVLYVIEQRVYKVKRENMATQRANYNYEAIDLIQSSHTAV, from the exons ATGGCCAAGTCCAGGAACTGTCTGACGGCCGCTGGCCTGTCGGTTTTTGGAGCGCTTTTGATCCTGTTGGCGTTCACGACGAAGAGCTGGTTGGTCACGGATGGGAAATTAAAGCACCCAGAATTCGAAAGACTCG GTCTATGGGTAGTATGTTCTAAAGAGTTTGAGGACCCTCGTCATTGGCACGACGCAAAATTCCATAATTGTTGGTGGGTGTTTGAAGAAGAATACTATATTATctctgatattatatttgaag atttttatattgcgACTCAGTTTTTCTTTACGGCTTGTGTTCTCTTTACCGTGTCAGGTTTATTCTACACTACACTTTATATATATCTAAACAGagcttatgaatattatgttcaaattctATCAGCTGGAATACTTAACATAGCTGCAG ctgTATGCAGTAATATTGCCCTGATAATATTTGGAATATATGGAGACAGCAGAGAATGGATGCCACATTGGGGACATAATGATATAGGATGGAGCTTTGGCGTAGCAGTTATAGGAACTATTGCCCTTTATGTCAGTGGAGTATTGTATGTAATAGAGCAGCGGGTATACAAGGTTAAACGAGAAAATATGGCTACTCAAAGAGCCAATTACAACTATGAAGCTATTGACTTAATTCAATCTTCTCACACTGCTGTATAA